The following is a genomic window from Vidua chalybeata isolate OUT-0048 chromosome 29, bVidCha1 merged haplotype, whole genome shotgun sequence.
CCGCCCAAGTCCCCTCGCCCCCGCCGTGCCCCGCACGCCAGAGCCCCACGCCGCAGCGGGCTGGGTGGAGCCGGCAGCAGCGGTTTTATCATCTGCAAAACAAGTCTGGGCTCCACACCATCTAATTTGGGATCCTTCCTAATTGCAGGCATCTGCTCCGCAGGAGAAACAGGAGGCAGGCAGAGGAACGGGGGGAGTGGCAGCTGCCCCGGGGTCCCCTTGGGGCAGCTGGTGAGGGTGGCCAGGAAGAGACCCCCACGCAGGGACCACCGTCCCTCACTCAGCGTCACATCCCCACCCAGGAACCACAGCCCAGGGTCAGGGGCCAGGGTCACAGCCCCTCGCTGGAGATCGCAGCCCCCTGTGGGAAATAGTAAAGGTAAGATGCTTTTCaggaagctggaaaagcaggccttagaaagagaaagagcagagaactagctgcagctgcaaagtcTGAAAGTAGATAAAGTTACAATGAGTACTTTTACTAATTGGCTAAAACAATTGTCTGTAAGCTTTAGCAGTAGCTATTGACTTTTAGCGATATGCTATCAGCTAGAAAGTTTTccaagaaacaaagaaatcttCCACTGCTGCAGGTGAGCTTTACCATCTTCCTGTTGTCTCAGCCATGTaatgaggctgatgctgcaAATAAAGCTCAAGGAACGTACCCCGACAGTCCCATCCCGTCGGTACAGAAAACACACCCACCCAgggccctgctcctcctgctgcccccggAGAAGGGGTCCCCCAGCCCGCGGGGATGGTGGGGGTGGTTCCTCCAGCCTCACCCCACCCCTCACGGCCGTCCTGCTGCGGCTCCAAACCGGCAGGAGCAGCGAGCCAGCCCGGAGGGGCTGGGCCAAAGCCTTTCCCTGCACGCTtgcccctgggcactgctgagcacCGGCGGTCAGGGCTCCATATGGGCCGTCCCGGCACAGCAGAGGTCCGGCGTCCCTTGGGAAGGGGACATTCCCAAGGTGTCAGGGACAGcgtggcagcagcacctgggcacTGATGAGGTCACACCTCGAATCCTTGGGGTCAGTTCTGTGCCACTCTTGAGGGCcggagcatgtccagagaaggggatggagctgagggggggtctggagctccaggaggagTTGGGGGGGCTcattctggagaaaaggaggctcagggggaccttgtggctctgcacaactccgtgacaggaggggacagccaggggggggTCAGTCTTTGCTctcagggaacagggacaggacaagaggcagtggCCTCAAGTTGCATCAGGAGAGCTGTggcatttcccaggaaaggtttaggttggatattaaaGAAGATTTCTTCATGGACAGGACTGTGCAGCCCTGGCATCAGCTGCCTGGGGCAGCAGTGGAGttgccatccctggagggatttaatAAATGTGCATGGAGCACTTGGGGACGTGATTTAGGGCTGGCCTTGGCAGCGCTGGGGGAacggttggacttgatgatcttcgaggccttttccaacctcaaggattccatgattctattcTATAATTCTAAGCACAGCCAGCCCAACCCAGCTGCCGTTGGGGCCAGCATTCCCCAGGAACATGGATTAAAGCACAGGACAGGCTGGTGTGCTCCATGAACAGGGCTGGGACGGAGCCCGGTGCCACCTTCACACCACACTCCAATAATCCAGCTGTAAAGCCTCTgggtttttcattttccccaaCCTCAGCAGTTCCGTGGCTCTCACACAGGGGCATTGGCCAAGGAGAGCTCTGGCTTTCTCATTCCTATACTTCAAAGGTGCTGGTAAcgttcccaaaggcacagggaaTACTGTAACCGGTATTTAGGGAAAGCAAACAGGACGGGGAGATCACTGCGGGCTGCGGCCGGTGTTGGCCACAGCCAGAATAGAGGGGACTCTGTCCAGAGGCCACCCTGGAGAGGTGGCACCAGCCTAATTTGTCCATAAGGTTTGGTGGATGGGGACACTGGTATCATTTACTCTTCCTTTCCGACAGCGTCtgacatttggggtttttttttttttaaaaaactcccccaaaaaagTAGGCTGGGGAAAACCAACAGCACATATGGAACGCATCAAGGGCTGGCAGCGGCGgaggctccagctgcagggataAACAAGGAGCCACCCGCAGGCCACGGGGGCCGGAGCCCCCGGGGCACCCCTGGCCCCTCGCCGCCCCGCCGAGGAAAACCGAGCGATTTCCGAGCGCGCAGAGGAAACACTGACGGGAACGGCGCATTCCGGAGGGAGCGCGTCATGGCTTTACTTGGCGCCCGCGACACATGCGAAGCTTTCAAGGGGGCCACGTGTGGAAGTGTGCTCCGGGAGACGGTGCAAAGAGAACTTCCAGGGGGATGGGAAGTGCcgggagggaggggaggctgggaagcagcaggccCCGGTGCCGGGAGCGCACGGAGCCCCTCGTGCAGGGGCTGCACTCCCAGCAACGGGTCACCGTCTGCTTCCACCCTTGAGGGATGCTGGAAAGGGTGGAGGAAGGGTtgacccccagagcccccctgaGCCCCACGGCACTCCCCTGGCTATCACTGCTGGCGCCACAGGTAGGTCTGGATGGAGTGGGCTGGAGCCACAGTCTCAATGAAGCCCATGGCAGGGTCCTGGATTCCAAATGGCACATCCCGGCCAAACCTGGGGAGCAAGAGGGGCTGAGCAGGTCGGCACAGATGGGGCTGAGCATCACCCCCACCCCCTGCCTGGGCTGACCTGTTGAGGACCACCAGGACAAGGGCACCGTCGGGGCGCAGGACGGCCACGTgctccagctggcagaggaggcagcGGCGGCTGCTGCGCAGCCCCACCCGCCGGGAGCCCTCGGGGATGAACTTGCTGTGGGGAGAGGACCAGGAGAGGGGTTCTGCCCCCGGTCTGGGGCTGGCGGCAGCACCTGAGCCCCCCTGACCCACCTGAAGTGCCCCAGGTGGTAGAACATGGGCTGCTTGTAGAAAACATCCTTGCTGCCGTCCACGATCACTGGGCTGTCCACAAAGTTCTTGACCCAGTTGGGGCCTCCCTCCAGATCCAGGACCAGGTTCCAGTCGGTCCAGCCAGACACAAAGTGGTTCATGACCTgggggggcagggaaggggctgagtggggctcccccagccctgggtgggCGGTGTGAGGGCGGTGTGAGGGTGTGTACCGTCAGGATGCTGTAGCTGTAGTGGTCGCCCCgctcccagcagcccagggacacGGCGAAGCGGAACATGAAGAAGCCAGTGCAAGCCTCCGTGTAGAGGAGGAAATGGTCAGGGAAGAGCTTGTGGGTGgcctccaggctgcagccaggtgggacGATGGCATCCAGGTACCAGTGGACGGCCAGGCCAGCCACATAACGGGCAGCTGTGGCATTTCCCAGGACCTGGGGAGCAAAGGAGATGCCTCACACCAAGGCTACCCATGCCTGAAGCCTGCAGGGATGGACTCCTGGACTCCATGTGGTCTTTCAGGGACACCTCTTGTCCCCTCCCATGGGCGCCAcaccctgcagccccctccctgCATCACTGCACCCCTTTGAGCAGCACCCTAGCATGGATCTGGTGCCCCAGCATGGCTTTGGCACCTCGCTGGGTGCAGTGCTAAGGGGGTGGGACACAGGTTTGCCCCTCAGTGGACCCCTTGCCCCcacctggctctgctgctgcctggtcCTCCCTCCTCACCCCCCTGGGGTGGTCCAGCCCCGCAGCTGTGGAGGCAAAGGAGGGGCAGGCTGCCTGGCTTGAGGCCGGGGCAGGAGCACGTTTTACTTTCTTTCCTCCTAGTTTAAGGCAATATCCCCAAACAGCATTGTGGGGGGAAACCAAATCAGCCAAAACTCTGCCCAGAAAAGGTGCTGGTGCCCAGCATCCAGGATGTGGGTGCCACGTCCCGTCCTCACTCCTGCCGGGCACACGCGGAGGCGGCTGCTCCGGAAGGAGCCGGCTCTGGCTCCCGCTCCGGCAGACCCGGTTTGCTCCCActctccagggctgggagaggccaCAGCTCCATTTCCCATaaagcctggggctggggagtgaggcagaggggaaggaagggacgCTGCTCTTCACCACTTTGGCCCAGTGTGGGAGGTGGATGCGCTGGTCGTCGAGCATGAGGAGCCGTGTGCGGTGGGGGCTGCGGGCCAGCGCGGGGCCCAGGTCCTGGGCGATGAAATCCCGCTGCTGTGCGGCCGTGAAGGCGATGGTGGGGGCCTGGGGGGGCGTGAAGAGCCCCGCCAGTGGCTCGTTCTGTGCCGTCACCGCCCAGAAGGTCACGTTGTGCTTGGCGTATTCATCCAGGAACCTGGTGCAGAGAAGGGGGGGCAGAATCAGCTGTGctgccccccccaccccagtcCCCGATCTGCCCGCTGtccatcccagcctggttccagAGACAGTACTTGATGAAGTAGTTGGCCCAGGACTTGTGGTACTTGTCCCTGCCTTCCCCTTCAGAGTCCCTTTCCCACGGACGTCCCCGTTACTCTTCATCCAGGCTGGGGCGGTCCAGGGGCTGGCAAAGAGCAGCAGCGGCCGCTTGCTCATGGCCAAAGCTCGGCGCAGGAGGGGAATCTgtgggagggggcagagggacagggtcagctccagctgcagctccccaaaACCGCAGGCTCACCATGGGAGGTAGGGGAGAACTCAAGGGACCTCAGCAGGGACTGGCAGCTGGCAAGCACCACCCCCCGGCACAGCGCCCTGGCTCCTcaccctgccactgccagctgGGATGCGCCAGGACGTGCCCCGGAGGAGGTGCCAGCTCCCACAGGCTGTCCCCATGCACCCTGCCACGGtgtgcagggctcagcagcaccTGGTCCTGGGGGTCCCAGCACACGCAGGAGCTCCGGCGCGAGAGGGGACAAGGTGCCGATGGCAGCGGCTTCAGCCTCCCACCTTCATCTTCACGTCCTCGTCCACCAGCCTGAAGTGCTTCAGCTCGTAGTCGTTGGGGACATCATCGTAGCTGTAGGGGCGCACGGAGAAGTCGCTGCAAGCCATGGGGACCCGGATGAGGTTGTACTCGATCCCTGAGGAGCAAGAAAAGCATCAAGCGGCACCGGAGCACGAGTCCAGGTGACGATGTCCCTGCAGCGGGGACAGGCACAGCCTCCTCTGGTGACCCCACGATCTGCTCACACCGCCGTGCTCTCGCTGCTCACCGCTCTCGGAGAAGTAGGAGCGCAGCAGGTtgtcctgggctggctgggacaGCTTCAGGATGTTCATGGCAGCAGAATCGGAGAGGGACCCGCCGAAGCCCTTCACGTGCTGGTACAGCGTGGAGATGTTGAGCGTCAGCAGCAGCCCTGCGGGAAGAGCCCGGCTCGGTCCCTGCTGCCCGGGGGGCCCGCGGTGGCACCGCCACCCACCAGTGGCGCTACCTGGGGTGCGCAGAGTGCTCTGGAATTTCCCCTCGCTCCGCTCCAGCCGCTTGCCGGCCTTGCTGCTCTCGTACTTGACGTAGGAGCCAGGGGCCGGCAGGACCAGGGGGTCCAGCGTGTCACAGTACGTGGCGTTGCAGACACAGACCAGCGAGCCATGGCCAAAATCCTTGGGGATGCAGGGTCGGGCACCTGGGAGGCACGGGAGGGTGGGGGTGGCTGCCGGCTCAGGGACGTGTCCCTGTCTGCTCCCCCGCCTGCCCCGGGGAGATGCCACTGTCCCCGTGCTGCGCATCCCGGCACCTCCCGGGCACCCAGCTCCGCGCTGCCGCTGGGCTCCTGTCCTCGCCGCAGGgtgccccagccccgccgccaCCCCCGCCACGTCCCCGCGCTCACCTGTCACCTggggcactggcagcagcagcagcaggagccagcccaggatGCCGACAGCCCACATGGCCCTTCCGCGTTCCCCAAGCTCTGGAAGGTCCCCGGGAGCAGCACCTGCGGTGGGGACACCCTCAGTCACGGCAGCGGGGTGGAGGGATCAGCCCCATctcctcagcccctgctcctccGTCCAGTGCCACGGAGCTCCTGCCACATGCTCCATTCCCCCCCAGACACCCTCATCTTGCCTGGGGAGGGTCCATCCCTCCCAGGAGCCCGCACCACACCCGCCTTCACCCCGGCTGCTCCCGACCTGCGCTGCCgccagccctcctcctcctcagcagctgcagcctccccacCTCGCCTTTACAGGGAGCTGCTCGGAGACCTCCCTCCGCAGCACACCCTCTCCCAcccccacagctcctcctcGCTCTCCTCCCGGCCCATACCTGCCCTGGGGCGCGGACCGCCGTGCATCTCCTGGCCGTGGGGCTGGGGAGCGCCGGGGCCCCGCTGCCCTCCACCGCCATGccgaggagggacagggacatggtgctggcagctgggccTGGGTGAAAAGTCCAACCAGCGCACAGAGGTGTCACAGGGACAGATCCGAGACCCCACTGCTACCCCTGAAGGAAGAATTGATTCATTTATTTTGTCGGGCAGGGTCAGGATGAGCCCctgagagcccagcagagccaagggCAGGCTCATGGCtctgtctgtcctgctgggCACCTCCAACAGGACACCCACCTATCCCTGCCCAccaccccgctgtccccagtgtcccccaggagCCGCAGGGCCGTGCAGGAGGGTCCAGGACACCCAGGCAAGGTCAGTGAACGTGGCTGCACTGCTCAGGGCAGCATAAGGGCACAGCAGGGGTGGCCACatgggagctggggctgttgcCATTCCTTGCCCAAGCCTTCGGCATCCCCTCCCCAACTCAGCATGTGCTGGGGaaggtggcagcagtggcagcagtggcagccgTGGCACAGTGACAGAAGCAGGCATTACCCCAGCTCCTGGgcaagcagggctgtgctccgGCTGTCAACAACAGCAGCCAGACCCTCAGAGGGGACCCTGCTCTCCCAACACCATgccagcagcaaagcccagctctggTGCTCCTGTGgcactccctgctcctccaggagtCACCCTTCAGCCCAGCAAGCCAAGGCTGAACTGGgccagctcacctgggcacacagaCCCTACCTGGTCCCATCACCCAGGATGTTCCCACTCCTGTGGATGTGTACCCCTCACTGCAGGGACATCCTCAGCATCTCCACACAGGGGTGGCCCAGGGAATGGAGAGTGGCCACatcccagccacagctcccagccacagctccactTGCCTGGAGCATCAATCACCAGCTCAGGGCTCCCCTGCACAGGGTTAAACTGCTCCGTTAGCTTTCCCTCCATGGGTGGAGCAGCACTTCATGActaattttctccatttctggCATATCAGATGCAGCTCTGGGGCAATTCAATTCATCAAAGTTCCTCCtacccccagcactgccctgatATGGGCCCTGCCCCAGTTCCAcacctctgctgggagctgagccatGAGACACCTGCACCAGCTGCCACTGGGGCCGGGGCAGATGGGGCCAGGTAGCCCCTGCTTACGTCTCACGGGGCAAACAGGTGCCCCAGGAgggagctcctgtccctgtcccgctGCACCGTGGATCTCCCACCTCCAAGTGTGATTCAGGTGTGACCAGACTGCTACACCCAGGCTAATGAGCCCCAATTTTGGGGAGGGATTAATAGCTCCTAAGGCAATCAGCAGCTCACTTCCAGCTATCCAGGATGCCCCCGTTCACCCTTTCCCATTCCAAGCTCCAGTTCGTCCTGCCCCCCATCAACCACAGCCCCCTAGCTGGCTCAggtcccacagctcctggaagCAAAACACTGCggaggctgctggagctcatCCTTATCAACACCAGCTGATAAGAGCGCcctgctgagcaggaaaagTGAGACCCAGGGGCCGGGCAACGCCTCgcatggagctgctggcacgGCAGATACCAGGCAGCCCCACCAagcccccagagctgcttcttGCAGCCAATCTCCGAACAGGGGGAGCTCCTGGGGGTCGCAGGGGCCTGGTGGCATCGTGTGACCGCCCTTTGCAGTGCTCGGGTGGGTTTGGTCCAGGATGGGGTCAAGGAGATGGGGTCAAAGGAGCCATCAGAGGAGCCAGAGGGTGAATTTTGTCCCTAAGCCAGGCCAGTGtggatggggacacagggacacggagcTGGGCTGAGTCACCTTTCTGGGGATCACGACTCTGTTCAAACATCACTGCCAAAGGGCCTCAGTGTGGCATCACAGCAACTCCTTCCCAACAGTGGGACCCCGGCCCAGAGCAGGCGGGGACAGCCCTCAGGGTGATCAGTGGCTCTAGGTGGgaccccagcagcccccagtCACCGCGAGCCCCGCACAAGCCAAGGCTTTGCACAAGAATTAATGAGCGGAGCCAAGCCCAGCGACGTCGGAGGATTCGCCCCCGCCGCGTTTATCCCGGAGCCAGTCGGTCCCTGAGCACCGAGCCGAGCGCAGGGACGAGGGCACGTGGACCAGGCTGATTCAGCATCCGGCCACCAGCTGTGAACGCCGGGACAGGTAAGTGAGAAACAGGTGGGGGAGCAGCCCCGCACCGGGAGGGGGATGCTGGCAGCAGGGTGATGGGGATGGGCCTCGCTGCAGTTTTGATCCTGGAGAAACATTTCCCTCTTGTGGACAAACACAAACAGCCtcggggcaggagcagggcgctctccccagggctctggcGGCAGCTCCCGGAGCCGCGGGGTCCCAGGGGCAGCATCCCCGGGGCTCCGTGGCGTGCCAGTGTGCCAGGGTGACACTGGCACTCGCTGGCCAcgcctgggctgtgctcagcccaCGCGGCATCGCGGCTGTCAGTCCTGACAGCACCCCTGGGCACATCCCACCCGCACGCATCAGCCCAGGGGCCCCGCCGCCCTCCTCGCCCTGAAATTATGACCTCCCTGCCTTAATCTCCAGCTCTCAcaccctgccagctccctccctccttcctgggTGCGCCCACACTCAGCACCCACTCCTGGTCCTGCCCCCGCTTGCTCAAGGCACCCCAGATCTGCGGTGGGTGCACCCCCAGTCTCCTCACCACAGTGGGGACCCCTCGGATCAGTCCCCATGGGGGacagcaggctgcaggcagggctgctgcagcctggccagccTCCCTGTCCCAGAaaatccccagcagcagctggggctcagccagagctggctgggaCCCTGAGCCCCCGTGCTGCCACGCTCCTGGAGCTggccctgcctccagccctggcctCGGGGCCTTGGTCTGGGAGAGACGTGacccacacagccccagcctgacATCAGGCTGCAGGTGGCTCCGGATTGgcaggaaaagcacagaaagctgGCGCTTGGCCGCAgtccctgctcagcccttcCATCGAGGGTGGGTGTCCAAGTGCTTCGTCCCTGCTCCTGATGCAGCACCCAGAGCATCTGCGTTCAGGGTGAATCCCGAGCCGCTTGCTAGGTCCTAAAACCTGTCCCCAACGGCAGCAGGAGCACACCCGGGCTCTGCTCGGCCCCAGCCAGGCAGCGCATGCTTGGAACTGGGAGCAGACTCTtgcctggagcatctctcagCAGGGTGAGCCCCAGGGGAGCTGaggtgggcagaggggcaggggctgggcagggagaggggctgccCCACCACGCTCCGGGCGCTCTGCGCTGCTCGCCAGACTCCAGCAGGCTCCACGCCGGGGTGGCACCCAGCCACAgtgcccaggagcaggggagggacCCGGAGGTTTCTCTTCCAGCCGCAGACATCAAGGCAGCATCCGTGTTTAATGTCAGAACAGAACACAGCGTTCACAGCCTGTGGGGTCTCCACCC
Proteins encoded in this region:
- the LOC128801110 gene encoding LOW QUALITY PROTEIN: lysosomal acid glucosylceramidase-like (The sequence of the model RefSeq protein was modified relative to this genomic sequence to represent the inferred CDS: inserted 1 base in 1 codon), which translates into the protein MAETPVAGQGPDAAGPDVQPQLPAGSGRGRRPRGRGRAGLGRAGDAVRVQEGRGHREGYTSTGVGTSWVMGPGAAPGDLPELGERGRAMWAVGILGWLLLLLLPVPQVTGARPCIPKDFGHGSLVCVCNATYCDTLDPLVLPAPGSYVKYESSKAGKRLERSEGKFQSTLRTPGLLLTLNISTLYQHVKGFGGSLSDSAAMNILKLSQPAQDNLLRSYFSESGIEYNLIRVPMACSDFSVRPYSYDDVPNDYELKHFRLVDEDVKMKIPLLRRALAMSKRPLLLFASPWTAPAWMKSNGDVRGKGTLKGKAXDKYHKSWANYFIKFLDEYAKHNVTFWAVTAQNEPLAGLFTPPQAPTIAFTAAQQRDFIAQDLGPALARSPHRTRLLMLDDQRIHLPHWAKVVLGNATAARYVAGLAVHWYLDAIVPPGCSLEATHKLFPDHFLLYTEACTGFFMFRFAVSLGCWERGDHYSYSILTVMNHFVSGWTDWNLVLDLEGGPNWVKNFVDSPVIVDGSKDVFYKQPMFYHLGHFSKFIPEGSRRVGLRSSRRCLLCQLEHVAVLRPDGALVLVVLNRFGRDVPFGIQDPAMGFIETVAPAHSIQTYLWRQQ